From one Coffea eugenioides isolate CCC68of chromosome 11, Ceug_1.0, whole genome shotgun sequence genomic stretch:
- the LOC113753380 gene encoding cyclin-dependent kinase G-2 isoform X1, with the protein MAAGRHGGYRDNEFRDRESDFEVARREIGYSKGDYDRMRNGVGDYDRGNRAQNHDGRDRGRVRQKDIKEREFTNGGYRSASSRSDSGSSGGGSAGLGPKRYGFCMRPVDREPGELSSESGSDGAIDSEAHKKDGGELKKSENGKRKFSPIIWDRDGDGKRVTRIVKARTSPAAAALPPQLPTPTSGTMSPDRNPDSRQHISPSKDIVVQNSGLSPKKVTEDLTSQINVASDSPIGLSPSAPEAEEEEAHWGKNEGAVTVDDDYYMPARNIKSSRWANEAESSADEGEISDDEEMVKLKKKKKSVNESTDTRGQRKSVTPELGELRREGSVGNRVRSSDERVRSFSGDSDPDELDRNEYMEVDEDRSYGGTSGSNADTGSDDEHNSHGTPEHAVPPPRAVNMLQGCRSVDEFERLNKIDEGTYGVVYRARDKRTGEIVALKKVKMDKEREGFPLTSLREINILLSFHHPSIVDVKEVVVGSSLDSIFMVMEYMEHDLKGLMETMKQPFSQSEVKCLMLQLFEGVKYLHDNWVLHRDLKTSNILLNNCGELKICDFGLARQYGSPLKPYTHLVVTLWYRAPELLLGAKQYSTAIDMWSLGCIMAELLAKQPLFNGKTEVDQLDKIFKILGTPNDTIWPGFSKLPGVRVNFVKHQYNQLRSKFPATSFRGSPVLSDAGFDLLNRLLTYDPEKRITAEDALSHPWFSEVPLPKSKEFMPTFPAQHAQDRRLRRAMKSPDPLEEQRRKELQQGELGTSGLFG; encoded by the exons ATGGCGGCTGGAAGACATGGGGGTTATAGGGACAATGAGTTCAGGGATCGTGAGTCTGACTTTGAGGTAGCCAGGAGGGAAATTGGCTATTCAAAAGGTGATTATGATCGGATGAGGAATGGTGTGGGGGACTATGATAGGGGGAATAGGGCTCAAAATCATGATGGTCGAGATAGGGGTAGAGTTAGGCAGAAGGATATTAAGGAGAGGGAGTTCACTAATGGTGGGTATCGGTCTGCCTCAAGTAGGAGTGACTCGGGCAGTAGTGGTGGTGGTAGTGCTGGTCTGGGGCCGAAGAGGTATGGTTTTTGCATGAGGCCCGTGGACAGAGAACCTGGGGAATTGTCCAGTGAAAGTGGGTCTGATGGGGCTATTGATTCTGAAGCGCATAAGAAGGATGGTGGTGAGCTTAAGAAGTCAGAaaatggaaagagaaaattttcacCCATCATTTGGGATAGAGATGGAGATGGCAAAAGAGTGACTAGAATTGTTAAGGCGAGGACTTCCCCAGCAGCAGCTGCTCTTCCCCCTCAGCTACCCACGCCTACTTCTGGCACCATGTCACCTGATCGCAACCCTGATAGTCGTCAACATATTTCACCTAGTAAAGATATAGTGGTTCAGAATTCTGGGCTGTCACCGAAAAAGGTTACTGAGGACCTCACTTCTCAAATAAATGTTGCTTCTGACTCTCCAATTGGTTTATCTCCTTCAGCTCCTGAGGCAGAGGAAGAGGAAGCTCACTGGGGTAAAAATGAGGGAGCAGTGACAGTAGATGATGATTACTATATGCCAGCACGTAATATAAAATCCTCTCGCTGGGCAAATGAGGCTGAATCATCAGCTGATGAAGGTGAAATTTCTGATGATGAGGAGATGGttaaattgaagaagaagaagaaatctgTTAATGAATCTACTGACACAAGGGGACAGAGGAAATCGGTAACCCCAGAGCTCGGGGAACTGAGGAGAGAAGGTTCAGTGGGAAATAGGgtcaggtcttctgatgaacGCGTTAGATCCTTTAGTGGAGATAGTGATCCTGATGAATTGGACAGGAATGAGTACATGGAGGTTGATGAAGATCGCAGTTATGGTGGAACCAGTGGTAGCAATGCGGATACTGGTTCTGATGATGAACACAACTCCCACGGGACACCAGAACATGCAGTTCCTCCACCAAGGGCCGTGAACATGCTTCAGGGTTGTAGAAGTGTTGATGAGTTCGAGAGGCTGAACAAAATAGATGAAGGCACATATGGTGTAGTTTATAGAGCTAGGGATAAGAGAACAGGAGAAATAGTTGCTCTGAAGAAGGTCAAGATGGATAAAGAAAGAGAAGGGTTCCCTTTGACCTCTTTGAGGGAAATAAacattcttctttcttttcatcaCCCATCAATTGTAGATGTCAAGGAAGTAGTTGTAGGGAGCAGTTTGGACAGCATTTTTATGGTAATGGAGTACATGGAACATGATCTGAAGGGGTTAATGGAGACAATGAAACAACCGTTTAGCCAGAGTGAAGTTAAGTGCCTCATGCTTCAGCTTTTTGAGGGTGTTAAGTATCTTCACGATAACTGGGTTTTGCACAGAGATTTAAAGACATCAaatatacttttaaataatTGTGGTGAGTTGAAGATCTGTGACTTTGGACTAGCACGTCAATATGGAAGCCCTTTGAAACCATATACTCACTTGGTGGTTACTTTGTGGTACAG GGCGCCTGAACTGCTTCTAGGAGCTAAGCAGTACTCTACAGCGATTGACATGTGGTCCTTGGGTTGTATTATGGCCGAGCTGTTAGCGAAGCAGCCACTATTCAATGGGAAAACagaagttgatcaacttgacaAG ATATTCAAAATCCTTGGTACGCCTAATGACACAATCTGGCCTGGGTTTTCAAAGCTTCCTGGGGTCAGGGTTAACTTTGTCAAGCATCA GTATAATCAACTGCGTTCCAAATTTCCAGCTACATCCTTCAGAGGATCGCCGGTACTCTCTGATGCTGGATTTGACTTATTGAACAGGCTTCTGACTTACGACCCTGAGAAG CGAATAACTGCTGAGGATGCTCTCAGCCATCCTTGGTTTTCTGAAGTTCCTCTACCCAAGTCGAAAGAATTTATGCCTACTTTTCCTGCTCAGCATGCTCAAGACAG ACGTTTGCGAAGAGCCATGAAGAGCCCAGATCCCTTGGAAGAGCAGCGCAGGAAGGAGTTGCAACAAGGGGAACTAGGAACTAGTGGTTTGTTTGGTTAA
- the LOC113753380 gene encoding cyclin-dependent kinase G-2 isoform X2, with amino-acid sequence MAAGRHGGYRDNEFRDRESDFEVARREIGYSKGDYDRMRNGVGDYDRGNRAQNHDGRDRGRVRQKDIKEREFTNGGYRSASSRSDSGSSGGGSAGLGPKRYGFCMRPVDREPGELSSESGSDGAIDSEAHKKDGGELKKSENGKRKFSPIIWDRDGDGKRVTRIVKARTSPAAAALPPQLPTPTSGTMSPDRNPDSRQHISPSKDIVVQNSGLSPKKVTEDLTSQINVASDSPIGLSPSAPEAEEEEAHWGKNEGAVTVDDDYYMPARNIKSSRWANEAESSADEGEISDDEEMVKLKKKKKSVNESTDTRGQRKSVTPELGELRREGSVGNRVRSSDERVRSFSGDSDPDELDRNEYMEVDEDRSYGGTSGSNADTGSDDEHNSHGTPEHAVPPPRAVNMLQGCRSVDEFERLNKIDEGTYGVVYRARDKRTGEIVALKKVKMDKEREGFPLTSLREINILLSFHHPSIVDVKEVVVGSSLDSIFMVMEYMEHDLKGLMETMKQPFSQSEVKCLMLQLFEGVKYLHDNWVLHRDLKTSNILLNNCGELKICDFGLARQYGSPLKPYTHLVVTLWYRAPELLLGAKQYSTAIDMWSLGCIMAELLAKQPLFNGKTEVDQLDKIFKILGTPNDTIWPGFSKLPGVRVNFVKHQLPALGDSGIINCVPNFQLHPSEDRRYSLMLDLTY; translated from the exons ATGGCGGCTGGAAGACATGGGGGTTATAGGGACAATGAGTTCAGGGATCGTGAGTCTGACTTTGAGGTAGCCAGGAGGGAAATTGGCTATTCAAAAGGTGATTATGATCGGATGAGGAATGGTGTGGGGGACTATGATAGGGGGAATAGGGCTCAAAATCATGATGGTCGAGATAGGGGTAGAGTTAGGCAGAAGGATATTAAGGAGAGGGAGTTCACTAATGGTGGGTATCGGTCTGCCTCAAGTAGGAGTGACTCGGGCAGTAGTGGTGGTGGTAGTGCTGGTCTGGGGCCGAAGAGGTATGGTTTTTGCATGAGGCCCGTGGACAGAGAACCTGGGGAATTGTCCAGTGAAAGTGGGTCTGATGGGGCTATTGATTCTGAAGCGCATAAGAAGGATGGTGGTGAGCTTAAGAAGTCAGAaaatggaaagagaaaattttcacCCATCATTTGGGATAGAGATGGAGATGGCAAAAGAGTGACTAGAATTGTTAAGGCGAGGACTTCCCCAGCAGCAGCTGCTCTTCCCCCTCAGCTACCCACGCCTACTTCTGGCACCATGTCACCTGATCGCAACCCTGATAGTCGTCAACATATTTCACCTAGTAAAGATATAGTGGTTCAGAATTCTGGGCTGTCACCGAAAAAGGTTACTGAGGACCTCACTTCTCAAATAAATGTTGCTTCTGACTCTCCAATTGGTTTATCTCCTTCAGCTCCTGAGGCAGAGGAAGAGGAAGCTCACTGGGGTAAAAATGAGGGAGCAGTGACAGTAGATGATGATTACTATATGCCAGCACGTAATATAAAATCCTCTCGCTGGGCAAATGAGGCTGAATCATCAGCTGATGAAGGTGAAATTTCTGATGATGAGGAGATGGttaaattgaagaagaagaagaaatctgTTAATGAATCTACTGACACAAGGGGACAGAGGAAATCGGTAACCCCAGAGCTCGGGGAACTGAGGAGAGAAGGTTCAGTGGGAAATAGGgtcaggtcttctgatgaacGCGTTAGATCCTTTAGTGGAGATAGTGATCCTGATGAATTGGACAGGAATGAGTACATGGAGGTTGATGAAGATCGCAGTTATGGTGGAACCAGTGGTAGCAATGCGGATACTGGTTCTGATGATGAACACAACTCCCACGGGACACCAGAACATGCAGTTCCTCCACCAAGGGCCGTGAACATGCTTCAGGGTTGTAGAAGTGTTGATGAGTTCGAGAGGCTGAACAAAATAGATGAAGGCACATATGGTGTAGTTTATAGAGCTAGGGATAAGAGAACAGGAGAAATAGTTGCTCTGAAGAAGGTCAAGATGGATAAAGAAAGAGAAGGGTTCCCTTTGACCTCTTTGAGGGAAATAAacattcttctttcttttcatcaCCCATCAATTGTAGATGTCAAGGAAGTAGTTGTAGGGAGCAGTTTGGACAGCATTTTTATGGTAATGGAGTACATGGAACATGATCTGAAGGGGTTAATGGAGACAATGAAACAACCGTTTAGCCAGAGTGAAGTTAAGTGCCTCATGCTTCAGCTTTTTGAGGGTGTTAAGTATCTTCACGATAACTGGGTTTTGCACAGAGATTTAAAGACATCAaatatacttttaaataatTGTGGTGAGTTGAAGATCTGTGACTTTGGACTAGCACGTCAATATGGAAGCCCTTTGAAACCATATACTCACTTGGTGGTTACTTTGTGGTACAG GGCGCCTGAACTGCTTCTAGGAGCTAAGCAGTACTCTACAGCGATTGACATGTGGTCCTTGGGTTGTATTATGGCCGAGCTGTTAGCGAAGCAGCCACTATTCAATGGGAAAACagaagttgatcaacttgacaAG ATATTCAAAATCCTTGGTACGCCTAATGACACAATCTGGCCTGGGTTTTCAAAGCTTCCTGGGGTCAGGGTTAACTTTGTCAAGCATCA GCTTCCAGCTTTGGGTGATTCTG GTATAATCAACTGCGTTCCAAATTTCCAGCTACATCCTTCAGAGGATCGCCGGTACTCTCTGATGCTGGATTTGACTTATTGA
- the LOC113753892 gene encoding remorin 1.4 has translation MEDKGCLNYGRAQELSGSSATMSFEFHKGNGANRSSHHRMAFGKPTPLKWDDAQKWLGNHLSRGGEKNQSKSTPRNSNADDRRLIAPVPKEEYLSSEDQGGNAFPGIPSSVHYEVETKDMDCDESVWRINKPSTGSVSVVRSICVRDMGTEMTPAASQEPSRTATPLKSTTPAARSPITSGSSTPLRYQNGFQISEDGQTPTGITSAEHRGEAGRGNGSSTSRFAREGEELNAANMSESRSDQPQRLNPLETRAMAWDEAERAKYLARYKREEVKIQAWENHEKRRAEMEMRRMEVKAERLKSRAQEKYTNKLAATKRIAEEKRANAESKLNEKAVKTSEKADYIRRTGHMPSSFSFKLPSFCW, from the exons ATGGAGGATAAAGGCTGTTTGAACTATGGAAGAGCACAAGAGCTATCTGGGAGCAGTGCTACTATGAGTTTTGAGTTTCACAAAGGGAATGGTGCAAATCGCTCTTCACATCATCGAATGGCCTTTGGAAAGCCGACTCCTCTGAAATGGGACGATGCACAAAAGTGGCTGGGTAATCATCTTTCAAGAGGTGGAGAGAAAAACCAGTCAAAGTCCACCCCCCGCAATTCAAATGCTGACGACAGAAGATTGATAGCTCCAGTACCAAAGGAGGAGTACCTGAGCAGCGAGGATCAAGGAGGAAATGCTTTTCCTGGTATTCCAAGTAGTGTCCACTATGAAGTAGAAACAAAGGATATGGACTGTGATGAATCGGTCTGGAGAATCAATAAGCCATCAACTGGATCCGTTTCGGTTGTTCGATCAATATGTGTGAGGGATATGGGAACAGAAATGACTCCTGCCGCAAGCCAAGAGCCTTCAAGAACAGCCACCCCTCTTAAATCCACAACTCCAGCAGCTAGAAGCCCAATAACCTCAGGATCCTCAACCCCATTAAGGTATCAAAATGGATTCCAGATTTCTGAAGATGGTCAGACTCCGACAGGTATAACATCTGCTGAGCACAGGGGAGAGGCTGGCAGGGGCAATGGATCATCAACAAGCCGATTTGCGCGAGAAGGAGAAGAACTGAATGCTGCAAATATGAGTGAAAGCCGTTCAGATCAACCTCAAAGGCTAAATCCTCTGGAAACCAGGGCAATGGCTTGGGATGAGGCTGAACGAGCCAAGTACTTGGCAAG GTATAAGCGCGAAGAGGTGAAGATACAAGCTTGGGAAAATCACGAGAAAAGGAGAGCTGAGATGGAAATGCGAAGGATGGAG GTGAAGGCTGAACGACTGAAGTCTCGAGCACAAGAGAAGTACACGAACAAACTCGCTGCAACTAAAAGAATAGCAGAGGAAAAGCGAGCAAATGCAGAATCCAAGCTAAATGAGAAAGCTGTGAAGACTTCTGAAAAGGCAGATTACATAAGGAGAACTGGCCATATGCCTTCTTCCTTCTCTTTCAAGCTGCCTTCCTTCTGCTGGTAG
- the LOC113752970 gene encoding uncharacterized protein LOC113752970 isoform X1 encodes MGILGLSKRFSRLSKTSLSIHSSYFNRSRKRAFSELKQKITEDDSILPVLIVGAGPVGLVLSMLLTKLGVKCAILEKSTTFSRHPQAHFINNRSMEVFRKLDGLADEISSSQPPVDYWRKFIYCTSLTGPILGTVDHMQPHDFDRTVSPVSVAHFSQYKLHRLLLEKLVNLGFHIVDSHGSDRLEEILIREKEILMGHECVSVSTAHHGVTVTASFLSEGRHMQKDIRCNFIVGTDGAGSTVRQLVGIDMKGERDLQKLVSIHFISEDLGKYLMNEKPGMLFFIFNSEAIGVLVAHDLKQGEFVLQVPFYPPQQKLKDFSSEMCERLIFRLVGRELADIQVRDVKPWVMHAEVAERYLSCNNRIILAGDAAHRFPPAGGFGMNTGVQDAHNLAWKIASVLNGITPLSFLSTYEIERRQIARFNTELSVQNFKAAMNVPSALGLDPTIANAVHRAVNDWIGTILPEGLQRSVLEGIFSIGRAQVSDSLLNEKNPLGLLRLAKLRQIFDEGKSLQLQFPAEDLGFRYLKGALVSDDDSSSNAQEAPTGGRRDYIPSADPGSRLPHMSMRLLSDLSSKETFSTLDLVSLDKVEFVLIIAPLEESYNLAQAAFKVAKEHKISIRVCVIWPEKTTDGSGKTEAALEPWTNFIEVAELRNPPTSVSWWDVCQMTDRGAILVRPDEHIAWRTKFGITADPVLEMERIFSTIFGAQPRQT; translated from the exons ATGGGGATTTTAGGCCTGAGTAAGAGGTTTTCTAGACTATCCAAAACTAGTTTAAGTATCCACTCTTCCTACTTCAATCGCTCACGGAAAAGAGCCTTTTCAGAATTGAAGCAAAAAATCACTGAAGACGACTCTATCTTGCCTGTCTTGATCGTAGGTGCAGGCCCAGTTGGACTTGTCCTCTCTATGCTTCTTACCAAGCTTG GGGTCAAATGTGCAATACTGGAGAAAAGTACGACTTTTTCGAGGCACCCACAGGCTCATTTCATTAACAATCGCTCTATGGAG GTGTTTAGGAAATTAGATGGTTTGGCGGATGAGATTTCGAGTTCACAACCACCTGTGGATTATTGGAGGAAATTTATCTATTGTACTTCACTCACTGGTCCGATACTTGGAACAGTAGACCATATGCAACCTCATG ATTTTGATCGAACTGTGAGCCCTGTATCTGTAGCTCATTTTTCACAGTACAAACTTCACAGATTACTACTTGAGAAGCTTGTAAATCTTGGTTTTCACATTGTTGACAGCCACGGATCTGATAGGCTTGAGGAAATCCTGATTAGGGAGAAGGAGATATTGATGGGGCATGAATGCGTATCAGTTAGTACTGCTCATCATGGTGTTACTGTCACAGCGTCTTTTCTTAGTGAAGGGAGGCATATGCAGAAAGATATCCGTTGCAATTTCATTGTGGGTACAGATGGTGCAGGAAGTACAGTCAGACAGCTTGTAGGAATAGACATGAAAGGAGAAAGGGACTTGCAAAAGCTAGTTAGTATTCACTTTATAAGCGAAGACCTTGGAAAGTATTTGATGAATGAGAAACCAGGAATGCTATTCTTTATCTTCAATTCGGAAGCCATTGGTGTTCTTGTTGCTCATGATTTGAAGCAAGGAGAGTTTGTTTTGCAG GTACCATTTTATCCCCCCCAACAGAAGCTCAAGGACTTCAGCTCTGAG ATGTGTGAAAGATTAATCTTCAGATTGGTTGGCCGGGAGCTTGCAGACATACAGGTTAGGGATGTAAAACCATGGGTGATGCATGCTGAAGTTGCTGAAAGATATCTTTCCTGTAACAACAGGATAATTCTTGCTGGTGATGCTGCTCATCGCTTTCCACCAGCTGGTGGTTTTG GGATGAATACTGGAGTTCAGGATGCTCACAACCTTGCTTGGAAAATAGCTTCTGTTCTCAATGGCATCACACCGCTTTCATTTCTTTCCACTTATGAGATAGAACGTAGGCAG ATTGCCAGATTTAATACGGAGCTTAGTGTTCAAAACTTCAAAGCAGCTATGAATGTTCCTTCTGCACTTGGTCTTGATCCAACTATTGCTAATGCAG TACACCGTGCAGTTAATGATTGGATTGGTACCATTTTACCGGAAGGACTACAGAGGTCAGTTTTGGAGGGAATCTTCAGCATAGGCCGTGCACAGGTTTCAGACTCTCTGTTGAATGAGAAGAATCCTTTGGGATTGTTGAGGCTTGCCAAACTGAGACAGATATTTGACGAAGGAAAGAGTCTTCAACTCCAGTTTCCAGCTGAGGATCTAGGTTTCAG GTATCTCAAAGGAGCACTAGTGTCTGATGATGATAGTTCATCAAATGCTCAAGAAGCACCTACTGGAGGCAGGAGGGACTATATCCCCTCAGCAGATCCTGGATCAAGGTTGCCACATATGAGTATGAGACTCTTGTCAGACCTCTCAAGCAAG GAAACATTTTCAACCTTGGATCTTGTGTCCCTGGATAAAGTTGAGTTTGTTCTCATAATAGCACCATTAGAAGAATCTTACAATCTTGCTCAAGCTGCATTCAAGGTGGCAAAGGAACATAAAATCTCCATAAGGGTGTGTGTGATATGGCCTGAAAAAACTACAGATGGATCTGGAAAAACTGAGGCTGCATTAGAACCTTGGACTAATTTCATTGAAGTTGCGGAATTAAGAAATCCACCAACTTCTGTTTCATGGTGGGATGTTTGTCAAATGACAGACAGAGGAGCCATTTTAGTGAGGCCCGACGAGCACATTGCATGGCGTACAAAATTCGGAATCACAGCAGATCCTGTTTTGGAGATGGAAAGAATATTTTCCACTATATTTGGAGCTCAACCCAGGCAAACATAA
- the LOC113752970 gene encoding uncharacterized protein LOC113752970 isoform X2, protein MGILGLKLKQKITEDDSILPVLIVGAGPVGLVLSMLLTKLGVKCAILEKSTTFSRHPQAHFINNRSMEVFRKLDGLADEISSSQPPVDYWRKFIYCTSLTGPILGTVDHMQPHDFDRTVSPVSVAHFSQYKLHRLLLEKLVNLGFHIVDSHGSDRLEEILIREKEILMGHECVSVSTAHHGVTVTASFLSEGRHMQKDIRCNFIVGTDGAGSTVRQLVGIDMKGERDLQKLVSIHFISEDLGKYLMNEKPGMLFFIFNSEAIGVLVAHDLKQGEFVLQVPFYPPQQKLKDFSSEMCERLIFRLVGRELADIQVRDVKPWVMHAEVAERYLSCNNRIILAGDAAHRFPPAGGFGMNTGVQDAHNLAWKIASVLNGITPLSFLSTYEIERRQIARFNTELSVQNFKAAMNVPSALGLDPTIANAVHRAVNDWIGTILPEGLQRSVLEGIFSIGRAQVSDSLLNEKNPLGLLRLAKLRQIFDEGKSLQLQFPAEDLGFRYLKGALVSDDDSSSNAQEAPTGGRRDYIPSADPGSRLPHMSMRLLSDLSSKETFSTLDLVSLDKVEFVLIIAPLEESYNLAQAAFKVAKEHKISIRVCVIWPEKTTDGSGKTEAALEPWTNFIEVAELRNPPTSVSWWDVCQMTDRGAILVRPDEHIAWRTKFGITADPVLEMERIFSTIFGAQPRQT, encoded by the exons ATGGGGATTTTAGGCCTGA AATTGAAGCAAAAAATCACTGAAGACGACTCTATCTTGCCTGTCTTGATCGTAGGTGCAGGCCCAGTTGGACTTGTCCTCTCTATGCTTCTTACCAAGCTTG GGGTCAAATGTGCAATACTGGAGAAAAGTACGACTTTTTCGAGGCACCCACAGGCTCATTTCATTAACAATCGCTCTATGGAG GTGTTTAGGAAATTAGATGGTTTGGCGGATGAGATTTCGAGTTCACAACCACCTGTGGATTATTGGAGGAAATTTATCTATTGTACTTCACTCACTGGTCCGATACTTGGAACAGTAGACCATATGCAACCTCATG ATTTTGATCGAACTGTGAGCCCTGTATCTGTAGCTCATTTTTCACAGTACAAACTTCACAGATTACTACTTGAGAAGCTTGTAAATCTTGGTTTTCACATTGTTGACAGCCACGGATCTGATAGGCTTGAGGAAATCCTGATTAGGGAGAAGGAGATATTGATGGGGCATGAATGCGTATCAGTTAGTACTGCTCATCATGGTGTTACTGTCACAGCGTCTTTTCTTAGTGAAGGGAGGCATATGCAGAAAGATATCCGTTGCAATTTCATTGTGGGTACAGATGGTGCAGGAAGTACAGTCAGACAGCTTGTAGGAATAGACATGAAAGGAGAAAGGGACTTGCAAAAGCTAGTTAGTATTCACTTTATAAGCGAAGACCTTGGAAAGTATTTGATGAATGAGAAACCAGGAATGCTATTCTTTATCTTCAATTCGGAAGCCATTGGTGTTCTTGTTGCTCATGATTTGAAGCAAGGAGAGTTTGTTTTGCAG GTACCATTTTATCCCCCCCAACAGAAGCTCAAGGACTTCAGCTCTGAG ATGTGTGAAAGATTAATCTTCAGATTGGTTGGCCGGGAGCTTGCAGACATACAGGTTAGGGATGTAAAACCATGGGTGATGCATGCTGAAGTTGCTGAAAGATATCTTTCCTGTAACAACAGGATAATTCTTGCTGGTGATGCTGCTCATCGCTTTCCACCAGCTGGTGGTTTTG GGATGAATACTGGAGTTCAGGATGCTCACAACCTTGCTTGGAAAATAGCTTCTGTTCTCAATGGCATCACACCGCTTTCATTTCTTTCCACTTATGAGATAGAACGTAGGCAG ATTGCCAGATTTAATACGGAGCTTAGTGTTCAAAACTTCAAAGCAGCTATGAATGTTCCTTCTGCACTTGGTCTTGATCCAACTATTGCTAATGCAG TACACCGTGCAGTTAATGATTGGATTGGTACCATTTTACCGGAAGGACTACAGAGGTCAGTTTTGGAGGGAATCTTCAGCATAGGCCGTGCACAGGTTTCAGACTCTCTGTTGAATGAGAAGAATCCTTTGGGATTGTTGAGGCTTGCCAAACTGAGACAGATATTTGACGAAGGAAAGAGTCTTCAACTCCAGTTTCCAGCTGAGGATCTAGGTTTCAG GTATCTCAAAGGAGCACTAGTGTCTGATGATGATAGTTCATCAAATGCTCAAGAAGCACCTACTGGAGGCAGGAGGGACTATATCCCCTCAGCAGATCCTGGATCAAGGTTGCCACATATGAGTATGAGACTCTTGTCAGACCTCTCAAGCAAG GAAACATTTTCAACCTTGGATCTTGTGTCCCTGGATAAAGTTGAGTTTGTTCTCATAATAGCACCATTAGAAGAATCTTACAATCTTGCTCAAGCTGCATTCAAGGTGGCAAAGGAACATAAAATCTCCATAAGGGTGTGTGTGATATGGCCTGAAAAAACTACAGATGGATCTGGAAAAACTGAGGCTGCATTAGAACCTTGGACTAATTTCATTGAAGTTGCGGAATTAAGAAATCCACCAACTTCTGTTTCATGGTGGGATGTTTGTCAAATGACAGACAGAGGAGCCATTTTAGTGAGGCCCGACGAGCACATTGCATGGCGTACAAAATTCGGAATCACAGCAGATCCTGTTTTGGAGATGGAAAGAATATTTTCCACTATATTTGGAGCTCAACCCAGGCAAACATAA
- the LOC113752971 gene encoding uncharacterized protein LOC113752971 produces the protein MVRIVDATAMLIRNSIPSISTADTTSSATTSFASVPPPPSSSSSIFTNYPLISAVLAFALAQSFKFLTSWYRERHWDLKQLVGSGGMPSSHSATVIALAIGVGLQEGFGGSLFATALILACVVMYDATGVRLHAGRQAEVLNQIVCELPAEHPLSESSPLRELLGHTPPQVVAGGLLGIVTATMIHLIFGPGKQA, from the exons ATGGTGCGAATAGTGGACGCAACAGCGATGTTGATTCGGAACTCAATACCTTCAATATCCACAGCTGATACGACATCTTCTGCCACAACATCGTTTGCATCAGTACCACCGCCGCCGTCGTCGTCGTCATCAATATTCACAAATTACCCTTTGATTTCAGCTGTCTTAGCTTTCGctcttgctcaatctttcaaGTTCTTGACCTCCTG GTATAGGGAAAGACATTGGGATCTCAAGCAACTTGTCGGATCGGGCGGTATGCCATCATCCCATTCAGCAACTGTTATTGCCTTGGCGATAGGTGTAGGTTTGCAAGAGGGCTTTGGGGGATCTTTGTTTGCTACTGCATTGATCTTAGCATGTGTG GTAATGTATGATGCAACTGGTGTGCGACTGCATGCTGGACGCCAAGCAGAG GTCCTAAACCAAATTGTCTGTGAACTTCCAGCTGAACATCCTCTTTCTGAGAGCAGTCCATTGCGAGAACTTCTTGGCCACACCCCACCTCAG GTTGTTGCGGGTGGATTACTGGGAATTGTAACAGCAACAATGATCCATTTGATCTTTGGCCCTGGTAAGCAAGCATGA